The following proteins come from a genomic window of Macadamia integrifolia cultivar HAES 741 chromosome 14, SCU_Mint_v3, whole genome shotgun sequence:
- the LOC122061339 gene encoding pentatricopeptide repeat-containing protein At2g45350, chloroplastic, with protein MVVCVHSCQPWNSTLPTLPLLGKCRTLSDVNQIHARIITTGLIRNAALTTKIVLNFASSPHPPLIEFARYVFFFHHASEYQRKHDDPFLWNAIIRSFSHGFDPKRAIVVFSVMLQLGIPADRFSYSLILKACSRLSLIKEGLQIHCLIGKTELRWDVFLQNSLIGFYVRCGLVEVARHVFDRMTERDSVSWNSMIDGYVKNGLTDSAAELFDKMPTEDMNLISWNSMIRGYAQSSDGLEMAWVLFNQMPERDLISWNSIIDGLVKCGKLEAARELFYLMPMRDEVSWVIMIDGFAKIGNIDTARSLFDDMPKRDVIAWNSMMGGYVQNGFSAEALKLFLEMQTERNLTPDHATLVIALSAAAASGRINEGISLHNYMEKNRFPVDGKLGVALIDMYSKCGSIKGAMWVFENLEEKGVDHWNAMINGLAIHGLGELALDLFMEMVRLSIKPDDITFIGVLNACGHAGLLKEGLMCFELMRRVYNVKPKLQHYGCMVDLLGRAGHLREARNLIEDMPIKPNDVVLRALLSACMNHYNFDMGKWVAKHLIQLDSCNSSSYVLLSNLYASFGMWSDVSKIRTIMKEKDIRKVPGCSWIELDGIVHEFVVGDKSHPKVIEIYFLLENLCKFNTEFACCKE; from the coding sequence ATGGTTGTCTGCGTTCATTCTTGTCAGCCATGGAACTCCACACTTCCAACTCTTCCTCTTTTGGGGAAGTGCAGAACCTTAAGCGACGTGAACCAAATCCACGCTCGAATCATAACCACTGGACTCATTAGAAATGCTGCCTTGACTACCAAAATCGTTCTCAATTTCGCTTCTTCTCCCCACCCACCCCTCATTGAATTCGCTCGCTACGTTTTCTTCTTTCACCACGCTTCCGAATACCAGAGAAAGCATGACGACCCTTTTCTCTGGAATGCCATCATCAGATCCTTCTCACATGGGTTCGATCCCAAACGAGCCATCGTCGTCTTCTCTGTCATGCTTCAGCTTGGAATTCCCGCTGATAGATTTTCGTATTCTTTAATCCTCAAAGCATGCTCTCGCCTATCTTTGATTAAGGAAGGATTGCAAATCCATTGTTTGATAGGAAAGACTGAACTTCGGTGGGATGTTTTCTTGCAAAATTCCTTGATTGGTTTCTATGTACGGTGTGGATTGGTTGAAGTTGCCCGTCATGTATTCGATAGAATGACTGAGCGGGACTCAGTGTCGTGGAACTCGATGATTGATGGATATGTTAAGAACGGGCTGACGGATTCTGCAGCGGAACTGTTCGATAAGATGCCTACGGAGGACATGAATTTGATATCATGGAATTCGATGATTCGTGGGTATGCACAATCCAGTGATGGGCTTGAGATGGCTTGGGTTTTGTTTAATCAAATGCCTGAAAGAGACTTGATTTCTTGGAATTCGATCATTGATGGCTTAGTCAAGTGCGGGAAGCTGGAAGCTGCCCGAGAATTATTTTATCTGATGCCCATGAGGGACGAGGTCAGTTGGGTAATCATGATAGATGGATTTGCCAAGATTGGTAATATCGACACAGCTCGGAGTTTGTTTGACGACATGCCAAAGAGAGATGTTATTGCCTGGAATTCCATGATGGGAGGGTATGTTCAAAATGGGTTCAGTGCGGAAGCCTTAAagctctttttagagatgcaaACTGAAAGGAATTTAACTCCTGATCATGCTACTCTGGTAATTGCTCTTTCTGCAGCAGCTGCATCAGGACGGATCAATGAAGGGATATCACTACATAATTACATGGAGAAGAACAGGTTTCCTGTAGATGGAAAACTTGGGGTTGCCCTCATAGACATGTACTCCAAGTGCGGAAGCATAAAAGGTGCTATGTGGGTATTTGAAAATCTGGAAGAGAAAGGTGTGGATCACTGGAACGCAATGATCAATGGGCTGGCAATTCATGGCCTAGGTGAGTTGGCTCTTGACCTTTTCATGGAGATGGTGAGGCTTTCTATCAAGCCTGATGATATCACATTCATTGGAGTTCTAAATGCGTGCGGCCATGCGGGCTTGTTGAAGGAAGGTTTGATGTGTTTTGAGCTTATGAGGAGAGTATACAATGTAAAGCCCAAGCTTCAACACTACGGATGCATGGTTGATCTCCTTGGCCGAGCAGGGCACCTAAGAGAGGCAAGGAATTTGATAGAGGATATGCCAATAAAGCCAAATGATGTGGTTTTGAGAGCTTTGCTTAGTGCTTGTATGAATCATTACAACTTTGACATGGGAAAATGGGTAGCCAAACATCTAATTCAACTGGATTCCTGTAATTCTAGTTCGTATGTACTTCTTTCCAATCTATATGCTAGCTTTGGGATGTGGAGTGATGTTAGTAAAATTAGAAcaataatgaaagaaaaggaTATACGCAAAGTTCCTGGGTGCAGCTGGATTGAACTTGATGGCATTGTACATGAGTTTGTTGTTGGAGATAAATCTCATCCTAAAGTTATAGAGATTTATTTCTTGTTGGAGAATTTGTGTAAATTCAATACAGAATTCGCCTGTTGTAAAGAATAA